In Candidatus Pacearchaeota archaeon, the genomic stretch GAGGGAAAAGAAAAGCACGTTCCGGTGATTGAGAAGACGGAAAAAGGAATTTTAGTTAAAGTCGGAGAAGTTTCTCATCCGATGGAAGATGGTCATTATATCGAATGGATAGAAATAAATAATTGTAAGGTATTTTTGAAACCAGGAGATAATCCTTCTGCCGAATTTAATGTTTCGGGAGAAGTTTCGGCAAGAATATACTGTAATATACACGGGCTATGGAAATCAAAAACGTAATTAATTTTGAGGAGTTTGAAAAAATTGATTTGAGAGCGGGAAAGATACTGGAAGCGGAAAGAGTCGAAGGTTCGGACAAGCTTTTAAAGTTACAAATTGATTTGGGAGAAGAAAAAAGACAAATCTTGGCGGGAATCGGCAAGGCATATGCTCCCGAAGAATTGATTAATAAGACAGTCATTGTTATAAT encodes the following:
- a CDS encoding desulfoferrodoxin translates to MTKQKQIYKCNICGNIVEMVHTGAGELVCCGQPMELQTEKEIDEGKEKHVPVIEKTEKGILVKVGEVSHPMEDGHYIEWIEINNCKVFLKPGDNPSAEFNVSGEVSARIYCNIHGLWKSKT
- the metG gene encoding methionine--tRNA ligase subunit beta gives rise to the protein MEIKNVINFEEFEKIDLRAGKILEAERVEGSDKLLKLQIDLGEEKRQILAGIGKAYAPEELINKTVIVIINLEPRVLMGLESQGMVLAVKDNNNLSVLVPEKEIVPGSKIS